A section of the Oryza sativa Japonica Group chromosome 1, ASM3414082v1 genome encodes:
- the LOC107275840 gene encoding LOW QUALITY PROTEIN: receptor-like protein 7 (The sequence of the model RefSeq protein was modified relative to this genomic sequence to represent the inferred CDS: inserted 1 base in 1 codon): MSSIILTQTPSVPRRLLLLLQLSFLLLLSSASNAVTPAGVPCRPDQAAALLRLKRSFAVTSNSVTAFRSWRAGTDCCGWEGVGCAAGAGANNGRAVTSLHLGDWGLESAGIDPALFELTSLEYLNLAYNNFGGSKIPSDGFERLIRLTHLNLSSSGFTGQVPASIGNLTSLVSLDLSTYFMIVEIPDDAYETLISQTANSIWLIEPNFETFISKLTNLRDLHLGYVDMSNSGAQWCDALANSSPNLQVISLPFCSISGPICRSLSLLQSLAALNLQHNNLSGPIPDFLSNLSNLSVLRLNHNELEGWVSPAIFGQKNLVTIDLHHNLGISGILPNFSADSRLEELLVGQTNCSGLIPSSIGNLKFLKQLDLGASGFFGELPSSIGKLESLNALGISGVGLEGPLPSWVANLTSLTALVFSDCGLSGSIPSFIGDLKELRTLALCNCKFSGEIPPHIFNXTQMELLLLHFNNFTGTIELTSLSNLPQLYAFDLSYNNLAVVDGEYNSSVSLPQIVLLYLPGCSMSKFPIFLRHQYEINGLDLSDNEINGTIPHWAWETWNYISLLGLSGNRFTSVGYDPLLPLQVDLLDLSNNMLEGSIPIPRGSSTSLKYSNNGFSSMPSNFSAHLRDVTFFMADGNEISGNIPLEFCSAKSLQLLDLSYNNFNGSISSCLMDSVSTLQVLNLKGNELHGVLPDDIKEGCSFQALDISGNLIEGKLPRSLVACKNLEVFDVGFNQISDTFPCWMSTLPRLQVIALRSNKFFGQVAQSAVEKNSCEFPAARIIDLASNNFSGPLPQDQWFKKLKSMMIGYSNTSLVMDHEVPRVGRYKFSTTITYKGSAVTLTKILRTFVFIDVSENKFHGSIPGTIGELILLHALNMSHNFLTGPIPSQLGHLNQLEALDMSSNELSGVIPQELASLDFLAILNLSYNKLEGRIPPQSPHFSTFSSISFLGNKGLCGLPLSTGCSNTTSLNVIPSEKNPVDIVLFLSAGLGFGLGFAIAIVVAWGIPIRKRSTVRQRAL; the protein is encoded by the exons ATGTCCTCCATTATTCTTACTCAGACACCATCAGTACCACGACGCCTACTGCTCCTCCTACAGCTCTCGTTTCTGCTCCTCCTCAGCTCCGCCAGCAATGCTGTCACGCCGGCTGGGGTGCCATGCCGGCCAGACCAGGCGGCCGCGTTGCTCCGGCTGAAACGCTCATTCGCCGTCACCAGCAACTCCGTCACCGCCTTCCGGTCATGGCGGGCCGGCACCGACTGCTGCGGCTGGGAGGGCGTTggctgcgccgccggcgccggcgccaacaATGGCCGCGCCGTGACATCCCTTCATCTGGGTGACTGGGGCTTGGAGAGTGCAGGCATCGACCCTGCACTCTTCGAGCTAACCTCTCTGGAGTATCTAAACCTCGCCTATAACAACTTCGGTGGGTCAAAGATTCCTTCTGATGGATTTGAGCGTCTCATCAGGCTCACACATCTGAATCTTTCCAGCTCTGGATTCACCGGACAGGTGCCAGCCAGCATCGGCAACCTGACGAGTTTGGTATCACTCGACCTTTCCACTTATTTCATGATCGTGGAGATACCCGATGATGCTTATGAGACGCTTATATCTCAAACTGCTAATTCCATATGGCTCATAGAGCCAAATTTTGAAACCTTTATCTCAAAACTCACAAACTTGAGGGATCTCCACCTCGGCTATGTGGACATGTCCAACAGTGGAGCGCAGTGGTGTGATGCTCTAGCCAATTCCTCTCCTAATCTTCAGGTTATTAGCTTACCATTCTGTTCAATCTCTGGCCCTATCTGCCGCTCACTTTCCCTTTTGCAGTCTCTTGCTGCCCTTAACTTGCAACATAACAATCTGTCTGGTCCAATCCCAGACTTCTTGTCAAACTTATCCAATTTGAGTGTTCTCCGACTTAACCATAATGAGCTTGAAGGATGGGTTTCTCCGGCAATCTTTGGACAAAAGAATCTTGTCACAATTGATCTCCACCATAATCTTGGGATCTCTGGTATTCTCCCAAATTTCTCAGCTGACAGTAGGCTGGAGGAATTGCTCGTTGGCCAGACTAATTGCTCGGGTTTAATACCAAGTTCCATTGGAAATCTCAAATTTTTGAAGCAGCTAGACCTCGGTGCGTCTGGTTTTTTTGGAGAGCTGCCCTCATCAATTGGTAAGCTAGAATCCTTGAATGCATTGGGGATATCCGGAGTGGGACTAGAAGGGCCATTACCATCATGGGTTGCAAACTTAACCTCTTTGACGGCTCTTGTGTTCTCTGATTGTGGGTTATCCGGATCGATACCTTCTTTCATAGGAGATTTGAAGGAATTGAGAACATTAGCGTTGTGTAACTGCAAATTTTCCGGTGAAATACCACCACACATATTTA CTACTCAAATGGAATTACTCTTGCTCCATTTTAACAATTTCACCGGCACAATAGAGCTGACTTCATTAAGTAATCTGCCACAACTTTATGCCTTTGATCTCTCCTATAATAATCTAGCTGTGGTCGATGGAGAATATAACTCATCAGTTTCTCTTCCCCAAATTGTGCTCCTATATTTACCGGGTTGCAGCATGTCTAAGTTCCCTATTTTCTTGAGGCACCAATATGAAATTAATGGCCTCGACCTTTCCGACAACGAAATTAACGGTACTATACCGCATTGGGCATGGGAAACTTGGAATTATATTTCCCTTTTGGGCCTATCCGGCAATAGATTTACGAGTGTGGGATATGACCCTCTTCTTCCCTTACAAGTAGATTTGCTTGATCTTAGCAATAACATGCTTGAAGGGTCCATTCCGATTCCTCGAGGCTCTTCAACATCTCTCAAATATTCAAACAATGGGTTCTCATCCATGCCATCTAATTTTAGTGCTCATCTTAGAGATGTTACCTTTTTCATGGCCGACGGAAATGAAATCTCTGGAAATATTCCTTTGGAGTTTTGCAGTGCTAAGAGTTTACAACTCCTTGATCTGTCTTACAACAACTTCAATGGATCAATCTCTTCTTGTTTAATGGACAGTGTTAGCACGCTGCAAGTATTAAATCTGAAAGGAAATGAACTTCATGGGGTGTTGCCAGACGATATCAAAGAAGGCTGTTCATTTCAGGCATTAGATATTAGCGGAAAtttgatagaggggaaactaCCAAGATCATTAGTTGCTTGCAAAAACTTGGAGGTATTTGATGTTGGGTTCAATCAAATTAGTGACACCTTTCCATGTTGGATGAGTACTCTTCCGAGACTTCAAGTCATTGCCCTCAGATCTAACAAGTTCTTCGGACAGGTCGCACAATCTGCTGTAGAGAAAAATTCTTGTGAATTTCCAGCTGCAAGAATTATTGATCTAGCCTCAAACAACTTCTCGGGTCCATTGCCACAAGATCAATGGTTTAAGAAATTGAAGTCCATGATGATCGGATACTCGAATACGTCATTAGTCATGGATCATGAAGTACCACGAGTAGGAAGGTACAAATTCAGTACTACGATCACATATAAAGGGAGCGCCGTCACATTGACCAAGATTTTGAGGACATTTGTATTCATCGATGTCTCAGAAAACAAATTCCATGGGAGCATTCCAGGGACCATTGGAGAACTTATTCTGTTACACGCACTCAACATGTCACACAACTTCTTGACAGGACCGATTCCATCTCAACTCGGCCATTTGAACCAGTTGGAGGCTTTGGACATGTCCTCAAATGAGCTTTCAGGAGTAATTCCTCAGGAGCTAGCATCCTTGGACTTCCTTGCAATATTGAACCTGTCATACAATAAGCTAGAGGGAAGAATACCACCACAGTCACCTCATTTCTCTACATTCTCCAGCATCTCATTTCTGGGGAACAAGGGTTTGTGCGGCCTTCCTCTGTCGACAGGATGCAGCAACACGACATCTCTGAATGTGATCCCTTCTGAGAAGAATCCTGTAGACATCGTGCTATTCCTTTCTGCTGGACTGGGATTCGGCCTTGGATTTGCCATTGCAATTGTAGTAGCATGGGGAATTCCCATTAGGAAACGGTCCACAGTAAGGCAGAGAGCTCTCTGA
- the LOC9268594 gene encoding receptor-like protein 7, translating into MPSTMTRYKLLFMTLLLLLLHTQLVVPSSSATSATYTNHTGVPPSAVPCMPDQASALLRLKRSFSITNKSVIALRSWNAGEDCCRWEGVRCGGGGTAAAGGRVTWLDLGDRGLKSGHLDQVIFKLNSLEYLNLAGNDFNLSEIPFTGFERLSMLTHLNLSSSNFAGQVPVHSIGQLTNLISLDLSFRFKVTELFDMGYLYTGAYSHEWQLVLPNLTALVANLSNLEELRLGFLDLSHQEADWCNALGMYTQNLRVLSLPFCWLSSPICGSLSNLRSLSVIDMQFSGLTGRFPDFFANLSSLSVLQLSFNHLEGWVPPLIFQKKKLVAIDLHRNVGLSGTLPDFPVDSSLEILLVGHTNFSGTIPSFISNLKSLKKLGLDASGFSGELPSIIGTLRHLNSLQISGLEVVESFPKWITNLTSLEVLEFSNCGLHGTIPSSIADLTKLTKLALYACNLFGEIPRHIFNLTQLDTIFLHSNSFTGTVELASFLTLPNLFDLNLSHNKLTVINGESNSSLTSFPNIGYLGLSSCNMTRFPNILKHLNKNEVNGIDLSHNHIQGAIPHWAWENWKDAQFFFLNLSHNEFTRVGHTIFPFGVEMLDLSFNKFEGPIPLPQNSGTVLDYSNNRFSSIPPNISTQLRDTAYFKASRNNISGDIPTSFCSNKLQFLDLSFNFFSGSIPPCLIEVAGALQVLNLKQNQLHGELPHYFNESCTLEALDFSDNRIEGNLPRSIASCRKLEVLDIQNNHIADYFPCWMSAFPRLQVLVLKSNKFFGQVAPSVGEDSSCEFPSLCILDLASNKFSGTLSEEWFTRLKSMMIDSVNGTSVMEYKGDKKRVYQVTTVLTYKGSTMRIDKILRTFVFIDVSNNAFHGSVPKAIGELVLLNTLNMSHNSLTGPVPTQLSHLNQMEALDLSSNELSGVILQELASLHFLTTLNLSYNRLVGRIPESTQFSTFLNNSFLGNDGLCGPPLSKGCDNMTLNVTLSDRKSIDIVLFLFSGLGFGLGFAIAIVIAWGVPIRKWSLLGQRVP; encoded by the coding sequence ATGCCCTCCACAATGACCCGTTACAAGCTATTGTTCATGACATTGCTGCTCCTCCTCTTACACACCCAGCTCGTTGTCCCTTCTTCATCAGCAACATCAGCTACGTACACCAACCACACCGGAGTGCCGCCGTCGGCGGTTCCATGCATGCCGGACCAGGCATCGGCGTTGCTCCGACTGAAACGATCCTTCTCCATCACCAACAAGTCCGTGATCGCCCTCCGGTCATGGaacgccggcgaggattgctGCCGGTGGGAAGGCgtccgctgcggcggcggcggcaccgccgccgccggcggccgcgtgaCATGGCTTGATTTGGGTGACCGTGGCTTGAAGAGTGGCCACCTCGATCAGGTGATTTTCAAGCTGAATTCCCTGGAGTATCTCAACCTGGCCGGAAATGACTTCAACCTGTCCGAAATCCCATTCACTGGCTTCGAGCGGTTGAGTATGCTCACCCATCTGAACCTCTCCTCGTCCAACTTCGCAGGCCAAGTGCCTGTGCATAGCATTGGTCAGCTCACAAATTTGATCTCCCTTGACCTCTCCTTTCGTTTCAAAGTTACTGAACTATTCGATATGGGTTACTTATATACCGGTGCATACTCTCACGAATGGCAGCTCGTCCTGCCGAACTTGACAGCCTTGGTTGCAAATCTTAGCAATTTGGAGGAGCTTCGTCTTGGCTTTCTTGACCTATCACACCAAGAAGCTGACTGGTGCAATGCTTTAGGCATGTATACTCAAAATCTTCGTGTTCTCAGCCTGCCCTTTTGCTGGTTATCTAGCCCCATTTGCGGGTCGCTCTCCAACTTGCGCTCACTGTCAGTTATTGACATGCAGTTCAGTGGTTTGACGGGTCGGTTTCCAGATTTCTTTGCCAACTTATCCTCCTTGAGTGTTCTCCAGCTTAGCTTTAATCACCTTGAAGGATGGGTCCCTCCTTTAATCTTTCAGAAGAAGAAGCTAGTGGCTATTGATCTTCACAGAAATGTTGGATTATCTGGTACTCTGCCTGATTTTCCCGTGGATAGTAGTTTGGAGATTTTGCTTGTTGGTCACACCAACTTCTCTGGTACGATACCAAGTTTCATTAGCAACCTCAAATCTTTGAAGAAGCTAGGCCTTGATGCAAGTGGTTTTTCTGGAGAGTTACCCTCAATAATCGGTACGCTTAGACATTTGAATTCATTGCAGATCTCTGGGTTAGAGGTAGTAGAGTCGTTTCCCAAATGGATCACAAACTTAACTTCCTTGGAGGTCCTTGAGTTTTCCAATTGTGGCTTACACGGAACGATACCTTCTTCTATTGCAGACCTGACAAAATTGACAAAGTTAGCACTATATGCCTGCAATCTTTTTGGGGAAATACCTCGACATATATTCAATTTAACACAACTGGATACCATCTTTCTtcattcaaatagttttactggCACAGTCGAACTTGCCTCATTCTTGACACTACCAAACCTATTTGACTTAAACCTCTCACACAACAAATTAACTGTAATAAATGGAGAAAGCAATTCTTCACTCACATCCTTCCCCAACATAGGGTACTTGGGTTTGTCATCTTGTAACATGACTAGATTTCCGAACATTTTGAAACATCTAAACAAGAATGAAGTGAATGGCATTGATCTTTCACATAACCATATCCAAGGGGCCATACCCCATTGGGCATGGGAGAACTGGAAAGATGCtcaatttttctttttgaacttgTCACACAATGAATTCACTAGGGTTGGCCACACCATCTTTCCTTTTGGTGTAGAAATGTTGGATCTCAGTTTTAACAAGTTTGAGGGGCCAATACCACTTCCCCAAAACTCTGGAACGGTGCTTGATTACTCAAACAACCGTTTCTCGTCCATACCACCAAATATTTCTACTCAACTTAGAGATACTGCCTATTTCAAGGCATCAAGAAACAACATCTCCGGAGACATTCCAACATCCTTTTGTAGTAATAAACTACAGTTTCTTGATCtctctttcaatttttttagtgGATCAATTCCTCCTTGCCTGATCGAGGTTGCCGGTGCATTACAAGTACTAAATCTGAAACAAAATCAACTTCATGGAGAACTACCACATTATTTCAACGAAAGTTGCACATTGGAGGCACTAGACTTTAGTGACAATAGGATTGAAGGAAATTTGCCTAGATCTATTGCTTCTTGCCGAAAATTGGAGGTCCTTGATATCCAAAACAATCATATCGCTGACTATTTTCCTTGTTGGATGAGTGCATTTCCTAGACTCCAAGTCCTTGTCTTGAAATCTAACAAGTTCTTTGGACAAGTGGCACCTTCTGTTGGCGAAGACAGCAGTTGTGAATTTCCTAGTTTATGTATCCTGGATCTAGCCTCCAACAAATTTTCAGGCACATTGAGTGAAGAATGGTTTACAAGATTGAAGTCCATGATGATTGACTCAGTTAATGGTACATCAGTGATGGAATATAAAGGTGATAAAAAACGAGTCTACCAAGTTACCACTGTGCTCACATACAAAGGATCTACCATGAGGATAGATAAAATACTAAGGACTTTTGTATTCATTGATGTCTCGAATAATGCATTCCATGGAAGCGTCCCTAAAGCTATTGGAGAGTTAGTTCTGCTAAACACGCTCAACATGTCACACAACTCATTAACAGGGCCGGTTCCAACTCAACTTAGCCATCTAAACCAGATGGAGGCTTTGGACCTGTCCTCAAACGAGCTTTCAGGAGTGATTCTACAGGAGCTAGCATCGTTGCATTTCCTCACAACACTGAACCTGTCCTACAACAGGCTGGTGGGAAGAATACCAGAGTCAACTCAATTCTCAACATTCCTGAACAACTCGTTTCTAGGGAATGATGGTTTGTGTGGCCCTCCATTGTCAAAAGGATGTGACAACATGACGCTGAATGTTACACTTTCTGACAGGAAATCTATAGACATTGTGTTGTTCCTCTTTTCTGGATTGGGATTTGGCCTTGGATTTGCAATTGCAATTGTAATAGCATGGGGAGTTCCCATTAGAAAATGGTCGCTACTAGGGCAGAGAGTCCCCTGA
- the LOC4324068 gene encoding protein synthesis inhibitor I translates to MALNPLFTVTFNVSGSGSDNYGDFIAGIRKRVANPRHFSHNRPVLPPVEPDVPPRRWFHVVLRTQTSELTLATRADNLYLEGFRGSDGTSAWWELTRGLIAGATYLGFGGSYRELLGHTDNMVGVTLGPQQMTQAVDTLAGLAASGGGAARQRAGEALATLLLMVNEAVRFLTVAELVGGFMNPRAVRKSGTITADMKEQVNGWKVLSRALLTMDALQLEDSNSASKHNKVDTKKMEQEKKAWEAAEKLAVEAAKAVGILLFVEKVPAGMTKATALQLFHGN, encoded by the coding sequence ATGGCGTTGAACCCGCTGTTCACCGTGACGTTCAACgtgagcggcagcggcagcgacaACTACGGCGACTTCATCGCCGGCATCCGCAAGAGGGTGGCCAACCCGAGGCACTTCTCCCACAACCGCCCCGTCCTCCCGCCGGTGGAGCCCGACGTCCCGCCGCGCCGCTGGTTCCACGTCGTGCTCCGGACGCAGACCAGCGAGCTCACGCTCGCCACGCGCGCCGACAACCTCTACCTGGAGGGCTTCCGCGGCAGCGACGGCACCAGCGCGTGGTGGGAGCTCACCCGCGGCCTCATCGCCGGCGCCACCTACCTCGGCTTCGGCGGCTCGTACCGCGAGCTCCTCGGGCACACGGACAACATGGTCGGTGTCACGCTCGGCCCGCAGCAGATGACGCAGGCCGTGGACACGCTCGCCGGTCtcgccgccagcggcggcggcgcggcgcggcaacgGGCCGGCGAGGCGTTGGCGACGCTGCTCCTGATGGTGAACGAAGCCGTGCGTTTCCTGACCGTGGCGGAGCTTGTGGGCGGCTTCATGAACCCCAGGGCGGTGAGGAAGAGCGGGACGATCACCGCCGACATGAAGGAGCAGGTGAACGGGTGGAAGGTCTTGTCCAGGGCGCTGCTCACCATGGACGCGCTGCAGCTAGAGGACTCCAACTCGGCGTCCAAGCACAACAAGGTGGATACAAAGAAGATGGAGCAGGAGAAGAAGgcgtgggaggcggcggagaagtTGGCCGTGGAGGCGGCCAAGGCGGTGGGGATCCTGCTGTTCGTCGAGAAGGTGCCGGCCGGGAtgacgaaggcgacggcgctTCAGCTGTTTCATGGGAACTAA